Below is a window of Halolamina sp. CBA1230 DNA.
TGATCACCACGTCGTCCTCGTTGATCCACGTGCGGTACTTCATCCGACCCGGGATGCGTCCGAGTCGCGTCTCGCCGTCCGCACACCGTACCCGGACGTGGTTGCCACCGAGGTGCTCGGTGACGACGCCGAACAGCTGGTCGTCGTCAGGCATCCGGAGGTTCTTCCGGCCTGATGAATCGTCGCTCATACCGTTACTACGCGACACCCACGGATAAGCCGTGGGATACGGCCGCGAGCCGCTCTCACACACCCCCGAGGGCGTCGCCGGGAGAGACAGCGTTAACCGCTCGCTCCGAGAAGCGGGGCGTATGAACGGGACGCACGACGCAGGCGGTGTTCGACGATGCGTGTAGTCGCGAAGTTCGGCGGCACCTCGCTGGGATCCGGCGACCGGATCGAC
It encodes the following:
- a CDS encoding translation initiation factor eIF-1A, translated to MSDDSSGRKNLRMPDDDQLFGVVTEHLGGNHVRVRCADGETRLGRIPGRMKYRTWINEDDVVIIEPWDWQDEKGNIEWRYDEQDAEQLRREGHID